Proteins encoded in a region of the Paenibacillus sp. E222 genome:
- a CDS encoding AAA family ATPase, with the protein MEKAIYLITGVMASGKSTVSELLASKLGKAVHLRGDIFRRMIVSGREDMSAEPSDEAVRQLYLRYRLAANAAKTYYENDFSVVLQDNYYGAELVYMMEQLKDHPVRLVVLCPKVEVVKEREKSRGKVGYTAFTVENLYSDFLKETPQIGFWLDSSEQSPEQTVNEILQHYR; encoded by the coding sequence ATGGAAAAAGCGATCTACTTAATTACAGGCGTAATGGCTTCTGGTAAGTCAACAGTGTCGGAGCTGCTGGCTTCCAAGCTGGGAAAAGCCGTGCATCTGCGTGGTGATATATTCCGTCGCATGATTGTATCCGGCCGCGAAGACATGTCCGCTGAACCGTCGGATGAAGCAGTCCGTCAATTATATTTGCGTTATCGGTTAGCCGCAAATGCCGCAAAAACCTATTATGAGAATGATTTTTCTGTAGTTTTGCAGGATAATTACTATGGTGCGGAATTAGTCTATATGATGGAGCAGTTAAAGGATCACCCGGTTCGGTTAGTTGTGCTGTGTCCGAAGGTAGAGGTAGTAAAAGAACGTGAAAAATCAAGAGGAAAGGTCGGGTACACTGCCTTTACGGTAGAGAATTTGTATTCAGACTTTTTGAAGGAAACGCCTCAAATCGGATTTTGGCTGGACAGTTCGGAGCAGTCCCCTGAGCAAACAGTAAATGAAATTTTACAGCACTATAGATGA
- a CDS encoding phage tail protein, with product MSYIVDFKNVSTVGLESSPVAAALAGLRANEARYFMNKYKHEFTVVPASESQDTLDYVTRILKEERDIEFAAKPLETSAFQVENIRISYVFYEDGLGLNVMYTVDDPKKRAVGFKLSEGMEVPAELEGKFKFARQKSKLAGTIRGSFFVIKKEY from the coding sequence ATGTCGTATATCGTTGATTTTAAAAATGTGTCTACGGTCGGATTAGAGTCCTCACCAGTAGCAGCAGCGCTTGCAGGTTTGCGTGCGAATGAAGCTCGTTATTTTATGAACAAATACAAGCATGAATTTACGGTTGTTCCTGCTAGCGAAAGTCAGGACACCCTTGATTATGTAACACGAATTTTGAAGGAAGAACGTGATATTGAATTTGCGGCCAAGCCTTTGGAGACGTCGGCTTTTCAAGTGGAAAACATTCGAATTTCCTACGTCTTTTATGAAGATGGTCTTGGACTCAATGTCATGTATACGGTGGATGACCCTAAGAAGCGGGCCGTGGGTTTTAAGCTTTCCGAGGGGATGGAAGTTCCAGCGGAGTTGGAAGGCAAGTTTAAGTTTGCCAGACAGAAATCCAAGTTAGCTGGAACCATTCGGGGATCATTTTTTGTAATTAAGAAAGAGTATTGA
- a CDS encoding LysR family transcriptional regulator yields the protein MELLQLKYFQTVAYTEHISKAAEQLNIAQPSLSLTIKRLEDELGTTLFDRKGRNIQLNASGKILLNHVNRIFTEIENARMEIQTKDMAIDHTIKISISNPRFLSGLISRYITQWPDTNIQQGLGARNDILASLKKGDIDLGIAGPPMADDEIESCVLINEDIVLVLPFTHKFATKSEISLSKVADESFIALANNEEYSFFTTELCKKAGFTPKIIFEVDSHLLAEIIKVNQGIALLPISVCRTLDLNYVRIADINPTYPVGLSWVKDRYLSSSARNFRDFIIAYFNDYSALYKV from the coding sequence GTGGAGCTGCTTCAATTGAAATACTTTCAGACCGTCGCTTATACAGAGCATATTTCTAAGGCTGCCGAACAATTAAATATTGCTCAGCCTTCTTTAAGCTTGACGATAAAGAGACTTGAGGATGAGTTGGGTACAACCTTATTTGATCGGAAAGGGAGAAATATACAATTGAATGCATCCGGAAAAATCCTCTTGAACCATGTCAACAGGATTTTCACCGAAATTGAAAATGCAAGAATGGAAATACAGACGAAGGATATGGCAATTGACCATACCATCAAAATATCGATTTCAAATCCCAGATTCCTATCCGGATTGATCAGCAGGTACATTACCCAGTGGCCGGATACCAATATTCAACAGGGACTCGGAGCTAGAAATGACATCCTTGCAAGCTTAAAAAAAGGGGATATTGATTTGGGGATCGCAGGTCCACCTATGGCGGACGATGAGATTGAAAGTTGTGTCCTTATTAATGAAGATATCGTGCTGGTTTTACCATTCACTCACAAGTTTGCGACAAAATCTGAAATTTCGTTAAGTAAAGTGGCCGATGAATCTTTTATTGCCCTTGCTAATAATGAGGAATATAGCTTTTTTACAACCGAGCTTTGCAAAAAAGCAGGATTCACTCCCAAAATTATTTTCGAGGTGGATTCTCATTTACTGGCGGAAATTATTAAGGTCAACCAGGGTATCGCGCTACTCCCTATTTCAGTCTGTAGAACGTTGGATTTGAATTACGTCAGAATCGCGGATATTAATCCTACCTATCCAGTAGGACTATCTTGGGTGAAGGATAGATATTTATCTTCTTCGGCCAGAAATTTCCGGGACTTTATTATTGCCTATTTTAATGATTATTCTGCATTGTACAAAGTTTGA
- a CDS encoding YafY family protein, with protein sequence MNKIERLISIIMILLQKNVVSATEFAKLFNVSKRTILRDMETLGLSNIPIYAINGVNGGYGIMDEYKIDKRLLSSKDLENILTALGGLGKILFSDEVESTLKKIESMIGSTTLGGTIQLSFYNWDGRPEIVQILKTCQETIEQERLLTFDYIDQSGAKSQRRVEPYQLHFSEMSWYLKGFCLDRMEYRTFKLSRTDNLNIDINTFVARDFMTEQKTEQYYQPNLITIKVLISHRIKDQFIERYGQKRIEAYNSELLIAEIDLPQNHFGFRFLASFGTDLQIIEPKAYVEEFREFLNAMINKYS encoded by the coding sequence GTGAATAAAATTGAACGATTAATATCCATCATTATGATCTTGCTGCAAAAGAATGTAGTATCAGCTACCGAATTCGCAAAATTATTCAATGTGTCCAAAAGAACGATTCTACGTGATATGGAAACACTTGGATTATCTAACATTCCCATTTATGCTATAAATGGAGTGAACGGCGGATACGGGATTATGGATGAATACAAAATAGACAAACGACTTTTAAGCAGCAAAGATTTAGAAAATATACTAACTGCACTGGGCGGATTGGGAAAAATTCTATTTAGTGACGAAGTAGAATCAACGCTTAAAAAGATTGAATCAATGATAGGTTCAACGACTTTGGGAGGTACCATTCAACTGTCTTTTTATAATTGGGATGGTCGTCCTGAAATTGTGCAAATCTTAAAGACTTGTCAGGAAACAATAGAGCAAGAAAGGTTACTTACATTCGATTATATAGATCAAAGTGGGGCCAAGTCGCAGAGACGGGTCGAGCCATACCAGCTTCATTTTAGTGAAATGAGTTGGTATTTGAAGGGGTTTTGTTTAGATCGAATGGAGTATCGAACGTTTAAATTGTCCAGAACGGATAATCTGAATATCGATATTAATACATTTGTTGCTAGGGATTTTATGACTGAACAGAAAACAGAGCAATATTATCAACCGAATCTAATTACAATTAAAGTATTGATCTCGCATCGAATAAAAGATCAATTTATTGAAAGATACGGTCAAAAAAGGATTGAAGCTTACAATTCTGAACTCCTTATAGCCGAAATAGATTTGCCGCAAAACCACTTTGGATTTCGGTTTTTAGCTAGTTTCGGGACGGATTTGCAAATCATAGAACCTAAAGCATATGTTGAAGAGTTCCGAGAGTTCCTAAATGCTATGATAAATAAATATTCCTAA
- a CDS encoding DinB family protein translates to MVERPTTEEYAAFYEGYIRLVPEGNIIERLEQQAHIVQTLLSSLTEEQANYRYSEGKWSVKEVIGHLLDNERIMSGRLLRIARGDKANHPGYDQDVLMQSQPFNTYTVADLNEEYAVTRRSTILMLRHLTPEAWLCRGIVSDNPASARSIAYILVGHELHHLLVLRDRYSLDITL, encoded by the coding sequence ATGGTTGAAAGACCAACTACAGAGGAATATGCAGCTTTTTATGAAGGGTACATCCGGCTTGTTCCTGAAGGGAATATCATTGAACGGTTAGAGCAGCAGGCCCACATCGTACAAACTTTGCTTTCTTCATTAACAGAGGAGCAAGCAAATTATCGCTACTCCGAAGGCAAATGGAGCGTGAAGGAGGTCATCGGTCACCTACTGGATAACGAACGTATCATGAGCGGCCGATTGCTCCGCATCGCCAGAGGCGACAAAGCGAATCATCCTGGCTACGATCAGGACGTGCTTATGCAGAGCCAACCCTTCAATACGTATACGGTAGCCGATTTGAACGAAGAATATGCCGTCACACGCCGCTCAACCATTCTTATGCTCCGTCATCTCACGCCGGAAGCTTGGCTCTGCAGAGGGATCGTCAGTGATAACCCTGCTTCGGCTCGATCAATCGCCTATATTTTGGTTGGACATGAGCTTCACCATTTGTTGGTACTTCGTGATCGATATTCACTGGATATAACCCTATAA
- a CDS encoding VOC family protein produces the protein MSVIAYLNFDGNTEQVIAFYSEALNASEVKKVKFKDFSQDPNYPLPENELNMIMESSLEFAGGKIMMSDLLPSMKNVTGELVKGNNVIISIIIDDKQAMKNYFTNLSEGGYVIMPLSEMPWSSCFGMLVDKFGIVWKFNSDANTFLDSVIANAT, from the coding sequence ATGTCCGTTATTGCATATTTAAATTTTGATGGGAACACCGAGCAGGTCATCGCGTTTTATTCGGAAGCTTTAAACGCAAGTGAGGTAAAAAAAGTGAAATTCAAGGATTTTTCACAAGATCCAAACTACCCTTTGCCAGAAAATGAGTTGAACATGATTATGGAGTCATCGTTAGAATTCGCTGGTGGAAAAATAATGATGTCGGATCTTCTTCCTTCGATGAAGAATGTAACGGGTGAGCTGGTTAAAGGCAACAATGTAATCATTAGTATCATTATTGATGATAAACAGGCAATGAAAAACTACTTTACTAATTTGTCTGAAGGCGGCTATGTGATCATGCCATTATCAGAGATGCCTTGGTCATCCTGCTTCGGAATGTTGGTGGATAAATTTGGTATCGTTTGGAAGTTTAATAGCGACGCTAACACATTCCTGGATAGCGTAATTGCTAATGCTACTTAA
- a CDS encoding RNA polymerase sigma factor, protein MQRSMPQRGDHMMKVYETYADTLFRIAMVHLGRREDAEEATQDTFIKLMEKAPTFNDAEHQKAWLIRVITNHCKSLLGKGWRKREVKLEGADSLTTDNPEDQALIELVLSLPVKYRSVVHLYYYEDYPIREIGEILQISESAVKMRLKRGRQLLKLELEGAEPQ, encoded by the coding sequence ATGCAGCGATCAATGCCCCAACGGGGAGATCATATGATGAAAGTCTATGAAACTTACGCGGATACGCTGTTCCGGATCGCGATGGTGCATCTTGGCAGGCGAGAGGACGCGGAGGAAGCCACTCAGGATACCTTCATCAAGTTAATGGAAAAAGCCCCTACGTTCAACGATGCAGAACATCAGAAAGCATGGTTGATCCGGGTCATCACCAATCATTGTAAATCCTTATTAGGCAAAGGCTGGCGCAAACGGGAGGTCAAGCTGGAGGGAGCAGATTCCCTTACGACAGACAACCCCGAAGATCAGGCACTGATTGAACTCGTGCTGTCACTGCCCGTCAAGTATAGATCGGTGGTTCATTTGTACTATTACGAAGATTATCCGATCCGGGAAATCGGCGAGATCCTGCAGATCAGCGAGTCTGCGGTGAAGATGCGATTGAAGCGGGGAAGACAGCTGTTAAAACTGGAGCTGGAAGGAGCAGAACCCCAATGA
- a CDS encoding GyrI-like domain-containing protein: MSNYNFEEKDSFIVLGIGTELKSNYTDFAGINKEKADFWSAVKEDGSLDALKAIATNDYIFAVNEAVNNKMMHYAGVMTEETLPEATRVIQFPKGEYLIVKGEGATSDELNNNLTGVAFGQVLPAETNYAYVGGPNTTVEMGQRNGLVFGEIWIPVVKK, encoded by the coding sequence ATGAGTAATTATAATTTTGAGGAAAAAGACAGTTTTATCGTTTTGGGTATTGGAACTGAGCTTAAGAGCAATTACACAGACTTTGCTGGGATTAACAAAGAAAAGGCGGATTTTTGGTCGGCTGTGAAAGAAGATGGAAGCCTGGATGCTTTAAAAGCTATAGCGACCAATGACTATATTTTTGCCGTGAACGAAGCGGTGAATAACAAGATGATGCATTATGCTGGTGTCATGACAGAAGAAACACTGCCAGAAGCAACCAGAGTGATCCAATTCCCTAAAGGAGAATACTTGATCGTTAAGGGGGAAGGAGCAACATCTGATGAGTTAAATAATAACCTTACTGGCGTTGCTTTTGGTCAAGTTCTACCAGCGGAAACGAATTATGCTTATGTTGGTGGACCAAATACTACGGTTGAGATGGGGCAACGAAACGGCTTGGTATTTGGTGAAATATGGATTCCTGTTGTTAAGAAATAA
- a CDS encoding ketopantoate reductase family protein, translating into MRIAILGAGSLGTIAGAYIAAGGQDVELIDVYQAHVDALNQTGAQITGTTDFQAKVKAITPDEMSGTYDLVLLLTKQLYNESVLKDLLPYLDDQSVVLSLQNGIPEEKVASIVGRERVIAGSVEFGATFIEPGVSRLTTEFNRFKQYAFQIGELNGETTERIQQIQSILDLVGGTHISDNLVGTKWSKLLINNAFSGLSAALNVEYGVVLDHDISIVSAVHIADETIKVGHANGVKFATMGGFDIESLEIQSDKDLPERIKTLRVLMESSRLLKASMLQDLEKQRKTEIDYINGVVPRSALGKQISTPYNDMVVRLVKQAEESQTVPDFETNIKFFEELNNNR; encoded by the coding sequence ATGAGAATTGCAATTTTAGGAGCAGGTTCCTTAGGAACCATCGCTGGTGCATATATTGCTGCCGGCGGACAAGATGTAGAGTTGATCGATGTCTATCAAGCACATGTGGACGCATTAAACCAGACAGGGGCCCAAATTACTGGCACTACGGATTTTCAGGCAAAGGTGAAGGCCATTACTCCTGACGAGATGTCAGGAACTTATGATTTAGTCTTGCTTCTAACTAAACAGCTATATAACGAGTCTGTTCTAAAAGACCTGTTGCCGTATTTAGATGACCAAAGTGTTGTGCTTTCCTTGCAAAACGGTATCCCTGAAGAAAAAGTAGCTTCCATTGTTGGCCGTGAACGGGTCATTGCCGGATCTGTTGAATTTGGTGCTACGTTTATTGAACCGGGAGTATCAAGACTTACAACAGAGTTCAATCGCTTTAAGCAGTACGCTTTTCAAATTGGCGAATTAAATGGGGAAACAACCGAAAGAATTCAACAGATCCAATCTATACTAGACCTTGTGGGTGGAACACATATTTCCGATAACCTGGTGGGCACGAAGTGGTCTAAATTGCTTATTAACAATGCATTTAGCGGCCTATCTGCAGCACTAAACGTGGAGTATGGCGTTGTGCTTGATCATGATATTAGTATTGTAAGTGCCGTTCATATTGCCGATGAAACGATCAAAGTTGGACACGCCAATGGTGTGAAATTTGCCACGATGGGTGGCTTTGATATTGAATCTTTGGAAATACAGAGTGATAAGGATCTCCCGGAACGAATTAAAACACTTCGGGTTCTCATGGAGTCCTCCAGACTGTTAAAAGCAAGCATGCTACAGGATCTCGAAAAGCAGCGGAAGACCGAAATTGATTATATCAATGGAGTAGTTCCACGGTCAGCTTTAGGCAAACAAATCTCAACACCTTATAATGATATGGTTGTAAGATTAGTTAAACAAGCGGAAGAATCTCAAACTGTGCCCGATTTCGAGACTAATATTAAGTTCTTTGAAGAGCTTAACAATAACAGATGA
- a CDS encoding acetoacetate decarboxylase, with protein MRKEEVVKQFTTPLDAGAYPLGPYRFYNREYLNILYRTDLERLRKIVPEPLEVTSPLVRFEIMKMPDVTGLGSYTECGQVIPVSYDGEEGDYLHAMYVDSFPAIASGREIGAFPKKMGKPSLYVDSDTLVGLMDYGSLRVATATMGYKHFPLDHSEALQEIVKPNYMLKKMPGYDGYPRICELVRSQITDIKIQGAWSGPARLELFAHALAPMADLPVLEVVSASHIITELSLPSPTVIYDYLADEK; from the coding sequence ATGAGAAAGGAAGAAGTGGTTAAGCAATTTACAACTCCGCTGGATGCAGGAGCATATCCTTTGGGACCTTATCGTTTTTATAATCGCGAATACCTGAACATTTTATATAGAACTGATCTGGAACGCTTAAGAAAAATCGTTCCGGAGCCATTGGAGGTTACCTCTCCGCTTGTAAGGTTTGAGATTATGAAAATGCCGGATGTAACAGGCCTTGGTTCCTATACAGAGTGTGGTCAAGTGATACCTGTGAGCTATGATGGGGAGGAAGGAGATTATCTCCACGCAATGTACGTAGACAGTTTTCCTGCAATCGCATCAGGCAGGGAAATAGGTGCCTTTCCTAAAAAAATGGGCAAACCCAGTTTGTATGTAGATTCCGACACATTGGTTGGACTTATGGATTATGGCTCTTTGAGAGTGGCTACCGCGACTATGGGATATAAGCATTTTCCGCTTGATCATTCGGAGGCGCTGCAAGAGATTGTTAAACCAAATTATATGCTGAAAAAGATGCCTGGTTATGACGGATATCCAAGAATCTGTGAATTGGTACGGAGCCAAATTACGGATATTAAAATACAGGGTGCCTGGTCAGGCCCTGCAAGACTGGAGCTATTCGCTCATGCTCTTGCGCCGATGGCAGATTTGCCAGTACTTGAGGTTGTTTCGGCTTCCCATATCATCACAGAGCTTTCGCTGCCTTCTCCAACAGTTATATATGATTATTTAGCTGATGAAAAATAA
- a CDS encoding YdeI family protein, which translates to MLLNELLPAKSKSELRSWFQEHCLTENSCWVVVSMKSTPGTLLYLDAVEEALCFGWIDGQKKKISETQLAQRLSPRSKKSSWTELNKERARRLETLGLMTDEGRKALPALSYESFKIDPIILQRLKEDTKVYQNFSAFPDIYKRIRIDTIQSYKTQPELFNKRLDKFITNTKQNKMYGNWNDNGRLYYQNTSP; encoded by the coding sequence ATGCTACTTAATGAACTGCTGCCAGCAAAGTCAAAAAGCGAATTGAGATCTTGGTTTCAAGAACATTGCCTGACTGAAAATTCTTGCTGGGTCGTGGTGAGTATGAAATCAACACCAGGTACGTTGCTGTATCTGGATGCTGTTGAAGAAGCCTTGTGTTTTGGATGGATTGATGGGCAAAAAAAGAAAATTTCCGAGACTCAATTAGCTCAAAGGTTATCTCCTCGAAGCAAAAAAAGTTCGTGGACTGAATTGAATAAAGAACGGGCACGTCGCCTTGAAACGCTGGGATTAATGACAGATGAAGGTCGAAAGGCTCTCCCTGCTCTCAGTTACGAATCATTTAAAATCGACCCTATAATTTTGCAGAGGTTGAAAGAGGACACGAAAGTGTATCAGAATTTCTCTGCATTTCCAGATATTTATAAAAGAATTCGAATCGACACCATCCAAAGCTATAAAACTCAACCTGAGTTATTTAACAAAAGATTAGATAAATTTATAACAAACACCAAACAAAATAAAATGTATGGCAATTGGAATGACAATGGACGCCTATACTACCAAAACACCTCACCTTGA
- a CDS encoding nitronate monooxygenase family protein, translating into MPIQLNNKLCESLNIRYPIVLAGMAGIANMAPLVAAVSNAGGLGTLGAAYMSPEELRGAIHEIKKRTQAPFAVNIFAHVGPDHYTNFDAVNEELNPIRESLGVKQRAQDELRTPNHFEEQFDILLDEKVPMISTTFGLLSEHHMQKAISLGIKIMSMVTTVEEAIQAEKRGCDVIVAQGSEAGGHRGTFDVSSQPSGANIGTMALVPQIVDHVHIPVIAAGGIMDGRGLVASLALGAQGVQMGTRFLTSVESGAHEVYKRALLDSTEESTVITNAFSGRPARGIKNDFIQHWEASSIKPLTFPTQNTLTREIRNASAKQNNPEYMALWAGQGTRMLTDNQSAGDIIIQIVEEARTILQL; encoded by the coding sequence ATGCCTATTCAATTAAACAATAAGCTCTGTGAAAGCTTAAATATTCGTTACCCAATCGTTCTGGCGGGGATGGCCGGTATTGCAAACATGGCACCCCTAGTGGCTGCGGTTTCTAATGCAGGTGGGTTAGGGACGTTAGGCGCTGCGTATATGAGTCCTGAGGAACTAAGAGGCGCTATACACGAGATCAAAAAACGGACGCAAGCACCGTTTGCCGTGAATATTTTTGCTCATGTTGGACCGGATCACTATACGAATTTTGATGCGGTAAACGAAGAGTTGAACCCAATTCGGGAGTCTTTAGGTGTGAAGCAGCGTGCTCAAGATGAGCTACGTACACCCAATCATTTTGAAGAGCAGTTTGACATCCTGCTGGACGAAAAAGTTCCGATGATTAGTACAACGTTTGGACTACTTTCTGAGCACCATATGCAGAAGGCAATATCGTTAGGCATCAAAATCATGAGTATGGTCACAACGGTAGAGGAAGCGATTCAAGCGGAGAAGCGTGGATGTGATGTCATTGTTGCACAAGGTAGTGAAGCAGGAGGGCATCGAGGAACTTTTGATGTATCATCTCAGCCCAGTGGAGCAAACATCGGAACCATGGCACTTGTCCCACAAATTGTAGATCACGTCCATATTCCAGTCATTGCTGCCGGCGGTATTATGGATGGCAGAGGACTTGTGGCTTCACTCGCTTTGGGAGCGCAAGGGGTGCAAATGGGGACGCGTTTCTTGACATCGGTAGAGTCTGGCGCACATGAGGTATATAAACGTGCATTGCTTGATAGCACAGAGGAAAGTACTGTAATTACAAATGCCTTTTCTGGACGGCCAGCGCGTGGCATCAAGAACGACTTTATACAACATTGGGAAGCATCCAGCATTAAGCCGCTGACCTTTCCTACCCAAAATACATTAACTCGCGAGATTAGAAATGCTTCTGCTAAGCAAAATAATCCGGAATATATGGCCCTTTGGGCAGGTCAGGGAACGAGAATGTTAACAGATAACCAATCTGCAGGCGATATCATTATTCAAATTGTAGAAGAAGCCAGAACTATCCTTCAGTTGTAA
- a CDS encoding YafY family protein, with amino-acid sequence MKKVERINIIMRYINNRAHFTISELMREFNISRSTAIRDIREIEAMGMPLVAEVGRDGGYFVMNNSVLPTVRFTDNEIKALFLAFMATRNQQLPYLKSRQSLTEKLLGLISENQQDDLVLLNQILLFEGTNPHNPDLLDLSDLPHPMLEKLIQLLLIESHLLVTVQEEREINSYPIYLLHLYREKSLWIIEGFDLEEEKRRILSVDNVTHIEPFPTKKKVSKKKILEKLSKQEEVINLVLELGPKAIAQFKKYHPLKLSLSYTNPYQTTAVIKTFINVHHAEELTEITNWLLFLGGDIQVKEMPEEIAAGVQERLSLFCP; translated from the coding sequence ATGAAAAAAGTTGAACGAATTAATATCATTATGAGGTATATCAACAACCGCGCACACTTTACCATTTCTGAACTCATGCGGGAATTTAACATCTCTCGTTCGACCGCTATTCGCGATATCCGAGAAATTGAAGCTATGGGCATGCCACTTGTCGCTGAAGTTGGGAGGGATGGGGGTTATTTTGTCATGAACAACTCTGTCCTGCCCACGGTCCGCTTTACCGATAATGAGATCAAAGCTCTTTTTCTCGCCTTTATGGCAACTAGAAATCAACAACTCCCTTATCTAAAGAGCCGTCAGTCTTTAACCGAAAAGTTACTGGGCCTTATCTCCGAAAATCAGCAAGATGACCTTGTTCTTTTGAATCAAATATTGCTTTTTGAAGGGACCAACCCCCATAATCCCGACTTGCTTGATCTGTCAGACCTGCCCCACCCTATGTTGGAAAAACTCATCCAGCTTCTTCTTATAGAGAGCCATTTGTTGGTTACCGTCCAGGAAGAAAGGGAAATAAATTCGTATCCCATTTATCTTCTACACCTTTATCGTGAAAAAAGCCTGTGGATCATTGAAGGCTTCGACTTAGAGGAAGAAAAGAGACGGATTCTATCTGTCGACAATGTCACCCATATTGAACCCTTTCCTACGAAGAAAAAGGTAAGCAAGAAAAAGATTTTAGAAAAATTAAGTAAGCAGGAAGAAGTGATCAACCTTGTCCTCGAACTTGGTCCAAAGGCGATTGCACAGTTCAAGAAGTATCATCCTTTAAAGCTTTCACTTTCTTATACGAACCCTTACCAAACTACAGCCGTTATAAAGACGTTTATCAACGTTCATCATGCAGAAGAATTAACCGAAATAACCAATTGGTTGCTTTTCTTGGGTGGAGATATCCAGGTTAAGGAGATGCCAGAAGAAATTGCAGCAGGTGTACAAGAGAGATTAAGCTTATTTTGCCCTTAA